A window of Bos indicus x Bos taurus breed Angus x Brahman F1 hybrid chromosome 20, Bos_hybrid_MaternalHap_v2.0, whole genome shotgun sequence genomic DNA:
aaGGATTCTGCTGCTTTTGTTACACACCCCTATTTAAGTGTAATCAGTTTTCCTCACATTTTTGATAGATTCTAACTATAGCTAGTTCTGAAAATGTGGATGGATGAGGTGGTGGGAAGTAAAAATCCAGGTACACTTTCCTAGCTCAACTTGGAAACCACATAGATTTGGCCCTGGGCAGAGTACATGTTCAGCAGCAGCCAGTCCTCAGATGAGACATGATGGAGGTGATATTTGCTCAGTTCTGCACCTTCAGAAAGGAGCATATACCTTCTCTCTCTTAAGAGGAGATAAACTCAAACTATTTTACCTATTTAAATTTTGACCAAAGAATAAAGAAACTGGTTCCAGAAGCTTACCTCAAAAGTTGAGTCTGATTGCTTCATAggcacactttatttttaatttccagctCATTGGGAGTAGTAGTGCCTGCCTTACACAGTTGTGAGTGTAAAGCACTTATTATGGTCTCCGCTATATAGTGAGCTCTCAGTAAATTACTTTCATTAGCTATATTTAGTAATTATTATACACTTAAAGAATGGATTGAAGTTGGAGCAATGGGATAAATACTTGGGCCATCTGTGTGACTTTATAGTGTGGAGTGGAAGCTTTGAGAATGGCAGCAGTGtttacattaataaaatatacagtTTGTTTTAGTGATGTTTGCCTATTAAGTATGAGCTTATTTAAAAGGTGGAAACTTTGCTTCTCTTACTGTTTaccattcttttccatttttcatcaGTATATTAAAGGGAAAATAGATCTTTCCTAGTTATTTCATTACTggctgatatttttatttctgttggtttattttcatttttttgcaatttttaacCTCTAGACATTTCATAGAGTCATTTAGGGAGTTAAAGAGAAATTTTCGGTAAAGTTATTACTGAATTTACACAGGTTACTTTTACCCCCTCATTAGAAGAATGTAAGATACCACTGCTGGGTTTTATATTAGACTACTTAGAAAAGTCTCCATTAGACTACAGAGAAAGCCTCTAATTTGGTAAATCCAACCACCAAAAAAACTTGCTTGCTTTAGTCACTGGAATACTTGATccttaataaagtttaaaaaaaaattgttttaaacctTTATTGATGAAAGACTCAGCTTGCCAGACGATCAGATGACCAGGGTCTTCAAAGTTAGTTAACTTGTATAGGAAGAGGGAGAACAGTTTGTGTACATCTTGTAGTGTGTTGATACATTTAACATGTTAATGGGATGTTCTCTATCAGTGTATGAAAATGAAGACCAGTTGCTTTGGCGTCCTGGTGTGGTTTTGGAGAGCAAAGTTAAGGAGTACCTTGTTGAGACCTCATTAAGaactggaaatgaaaaaataatggatCGGATTTCTGCAGGAACACATACAAGGGACAATGAACAGGTATACATCAATTTTTGTTGAAGTAGCAGCTAACTAATGTAATATCTTCTTAATATTCTTACATTTGATTAAAACGTTTTTAATGTATGAACTGGCTGTCTCTTTCTGATTCTAAAACTTGGAAGATACTGGTTTAAAAAAACCCCAGGACCTAATGATAACCGTTCTGTGTTATTTCATGTCTTctggctttttttcctttatacacacatatattgtaCTTTAGATACCATTTTGTATCCTTTTAATCccttaatctcattttatttgctatttagATTTCTTTAATAGTTCATTCTTGGTGACTGTATATTCCATCGTATATTTAGACATTCTCTATGCTTGGACTTTGAGATTTTACAATGAAGTTACTTCTTGGATTATTCTTGAACTTTATTAAGGAAGTGGTTAAAGTTAATGTCTATTAAGTGTGTATAAATTTGCTTTAGGGTATCTGTTAAGTACTGTGTACTTGTAGGTGCAGAGCAGTCTCCTGAGGGTATGTGGGATAAGCGTAGGAGTATGGCTTATCAGGGTTTTTTCTCTCTGGCATTGTTTTACCCCTCTCATATACCTTTTCACTTGTTATTGCTAGTCTAGTTAATCTTGATTAATGGGTGCCCAGAGATAGGTGGACTCAAACTTGAATTTCCAAATAACATAGAGAAGCCATACTAGCTGAACTTAAGAGCAGTTTTGTCAGCTGTCAAAAGGAAATCCTGTTGGATTTTTCTACTGATATTTTGTTAAAACTGTAAGTTAATTTTGGAAGAATTAGTACCTTTAAAACATTAAACCTTCTATTTGAAGAGCATGATCTGATTctctgtttatttgatttttttaatcacttgaatgtttttgtttaaatatcaCATGTGTCTAATTGATTCCTCATTGTCTTGAAATGTGTGCGTGTATTTAGCTTTGTAAATGGGATCTCTagtatatttgtatttgtatattaTTGATTTAGAGAAATATAtagattaacattttttttctcaagcTATTGAAACTAATTTAGTATAATGATTTTTCAGTTGTTTCTCTTAGGTTTTCTagtcttaaaattattaaattagacTTTTATTCCTTCCTCACCATTATTATATCTCTTATTCTTATTATATGTCCTACTACATTAGCCATAACTCTGAGAGACTTTTGGTAGTAATGGTGGTTTGAGGCCTGCTTTTGTTGaaagagcttcctaggtggcccagtggtaaagaatcctcctgccaatgcaggagacacaagagactcaggttcaatccctgggttgggaagatcccctggagaagagaatgacaacccactctagtattgcctagaaaatcctttggacagaggatggtgggctatagtccctgggatctcaaagagctgaacacagctGAGTGAGTGACCACAGAATACACCTCAGGTTTTTACATTAAGCATAATACCAGCCATGGTTTGATGCCGGCTGTTTTCTTAGAATAAGATAATATCTAGCTACTTATAACTATTacactttttgtctttttaaaaataaaaataggtactGATTTATTTGAAGCTTTTTTAGCAACTGTTGAGATTGTTTTTAATGGTTGATTATTGATGTATTGATTATTAACCTATTAATGTGTTAATAGGTTTACTCATATACTTGCCTGCCTTGAAATGTACTTGACAAAGTAGATTATTAGTTAACTTTCAATTGAGTTCTGTCTGCTGCTATTTAGTATATTCATAATTCGAAACAGATTTAATGGGaggaaattctaatttttaaaaaatggtatcttCCATAGTAGATGGAAATAACTAAGACCATTATCAACTCCAGTCATTAAAATATCTATCCTTCTACTCTAGGCTTGCTGCTGTTGTCTTTTTAGTAAAACTCTAAAAGTCAGGGAGTAGGTGGTAACAAGAGACAAGACCATGagtcttaaacatttaaaataggaGAATTCTACCAGCTCAGAAGatctagcaattaaaaaaaataaaaaagcgaGGAATGATACTGGTAGATGACTTCTGAGCAGTAGAGTGAGAATGAAAAAACTCCTGGGATACCAGAGTCAGtgtatactgctgctaagtcacgtcagtcgtgtctgactccgagtgaccctgtagacggcagcccaccaggctcccccgtccctgggattctccaggcaagaacactggagtgggttgccatttccctctccagtgcatcaaagtgaaaagcgaaagtgaagtcgctcagtcgtgtccgactcccctactggagtggagtgccattgccttctcctgagtcAGTGtataggataaataaaatgtctaaGCAAACATACGCTTCAGATGTCCTAAAATTAGCATTTCAGCTGGTATTTGTCAGGATTCTTAAAATGCacatgtttttgtttgtgtgtgtgtttgttttgaatGCTGCTAAGTATGAACTTTTGGttaattttgttgaatatttttttttctctttcccctagGCATTATATGAACTTCTCAAGTGTAACCATAATATAAAGGAAGCAATCGAAAGATACTGTTGCAATGGCAAGGCATCTCAAGGTAAGAAGCACTTGGGATCAAGAGAGGGAAAGGACAGGGGCTGGTCTTTGGGACCAGAGTAAGCAAAGTATCACAAAGGACGGCGTAGTCTTGTCACACTTTTGTGTAAGATCCGTGTGCATCTTCATAGCgagtaatttttccttttcttgccttctaTTTTTAGACATACCAGAGATTGTTCAAATACAAATTAGTTACCCCCCTGTCACCTCCAGAACAAAGcagaccccagagatgacagtaTATCCAAAGTAATTAATAAGAATGATTTTATGGTTTCATTGGGGgaaaaagttgttttttctttctcaaaccagacaggaaatgaaaaggagattaaaaaatttaaaaagaaacatataatATATTCCAAACATGTATAGTAAACATGCAAGAAGTATATTTTTAGTAATCATGTAACTATTATTATAGTGCTTAGGTTTTGATTTGTGTATGTCAAGGAAAATGGTTAActttaatttcaatatttttgtcaTATAAATGGATTGCATGCACCACAGCTTTCATTAAGTATGTAGAGTGAAATAATgcttaataatataatataaataaacttggaaaaatataaaagctggAAACAATGCATCGAAACTTGTGGATGAAATAGTCTATTGAAAGGTTTCCTTGTAGTAGCTGCttttctgaaaaaattattttaagctcTCAAAACTCTGAAATGCTAAgtgcatttaatttttctttagttcaaggtttctaagattttctttttcagtcaaaCTGTTTTTCACCTTTGTGGTGGACTGCTGTGAATGGCTTTGGGGACCAGGCCTCCACTGTGAGTGGGGCACTTCAAGTCTCCTCTGCTTCAAGTAGATTTAATGCATCAGTATTAATATCTGCTGGGAAGTTGAATGGGACTTAGTCTTTTGAGAGCATAAGctgttttttattccttttatatttctGCAGTATAGCACTCTGCAAATTgactttaaataaatatgtgttgattaTTTATGGTCTGTAATTAAAAGAGACCATAAATGATTTTGATGTAAGACCGAAGTAAGGCTTTTCTTTCCATAGAggaaatagcattttatttttttctaattaaaaatgctcattgtttttaaaaaaaaaaatcagaaaaacaatgaacataaattgtagggaaaaaaataaattcttgtctcattatacagagaaaaaaaccCAATGTTTATATTTTGGTAGTCTAAATTTTTTTAGTTAGGATTAAggacttgtatgtgtgtgtgtgtgtagaagttTATAGTTTTTTATTAGGAAACCATACTGTAAGTAAATTAGTGATTTGTATATATGAGTTTTGAGaccaatttattttgttttaaattttctttagaaggaatgactGCATGGACAGAAGAAGAATGCCGGAGCTTTGAACATGCACTCATGCTTTTTGGAAAAGATTTTCATCTTATACAGAAGAATAAGGTAAGTTAGACAAATTAgacataaacaaacagaaaaattgcTTAGTGATTACAATGAATATAAGCAACTAATTTATAAGTCACTTGGGTCGGGGGGGGAAGCTATAACTTGTTAATGCTCCCATGCTATTAACATATTGGTTACTTTCTGATCAGTCTTTCTGTAAATTCAATGTCATGTCatctagtcgctcagttgtgtccgactgtttgtgaccccatggtctgccaggctcttctgtctatgggattctccaggcaagaatactggagtgggttgccagttccctctctaggggatcttttcgacacaggaattgaacccatgtctcctacattgcaggcagattctttacgatctgagccacaaaCCCAATACTGCTCTCtgaaatataaaatctttaaaaagcagTAGGCCTAGAATATTGAATAGCAATAGACATTGAATATCCagttaaatatttcagaattctAGTTTCCTTAGgacaaaaagaaagtataaacaaATCATATTTTAATGAGAGATAATTATCTCAAGCTTTTTAGAATAtatacacacttttaaaaaaattgactttattttttagagcagttttaagttcatagccaaattgagaaagtagaagTCCCATGTATTTCCTGCTCCTGCACATACATGGCTTCTTCCTCCATCAGCATCCCACACCAGAGTGGTATATTTGTTACAGCTGATAAATCTACATTGTCATATTTTTATCCCCTAAAGTTTATAGTTTACATTGGGATTCACTCTTTGTGTTATATATTCTatggattttgaaaaatatatgacaATACCTATCAACCACTGTAGTATCCTACAGAATAGTTTCAGTGACCTAAAAATTGTGTCATAtacttggaatcatacagtatgtagcctttgcAGATTGGCTTCTTGACttaaataatatgcatttaaagttcCTCCATGTTTTTTtgtggctcatttctttttatcactgaataatatcccattgtatggatgtatcagtttgtttatccatttaccatttgaaggacatcttgattgctttCAAGTTTTGGAGACTTATAGTTAATGTGTTTATTGAAAGGTATACTTTATTTCTTGGTTTAAAATGCTTGTTCCTATATTATGATCTTATAACAAAGCCACTAATCACAATAGAGGTTCTAAAACTTCCTTATTGTGTAATTAAGCAGGGGAGAAAGTGTTTATTGGGTAAAGATACGGAATTTTTTTCTGTACATCTGAATTCATACCTTTAGCTGTGTATAGTTAGAGAAACCCTAGTCTGGATGTGGAGCCAAGTTGAATGAGGCtcaaattttattatcattttttattttctaccagACTTTGTTGCAGCTAAGAGATGCATGATAGAGGAAAAATCTTGCCTTTAGCTGGCAATCATCTTAAATTCCAGATGCGGTTGAGTACTGATCCCTTTACAAACGGAGTCTCTTTTGGGTCATGGAGCCCTTTGATAATCTGGTGAAGCTGCACCCTTCTCCCTAGAAAAGTGTACTTGAATGACATTTTGGGAATTACTATATCCCATTGAGGCTCATTCATGGATCACTCAGGGTTAACAAGTACCCTTGGTACAGTCAGAATCATGGTGAAAGTTCAGTGAAGAAAAGTAAAGTATGTCAGTGTTTTAAGATTTTCAGTAAAGGTGTAAGATAATTTCTGGAtgcacatttattattattattacattctGATTTAAATAAAAAGCCTTGTGCTTTTAAAGGTAGCCTCATTATTAAATagtgtgaaaataaaaacagtttactAGTAACATATTCAGAATTTCATAATTAGAAAGATAGAAAATAAGACCCAtgggtgttaaaaaaaaaaaaagttactaaaaATGTGTagaattttttgctttttaaaaaaaattcaactttttttaTTAGGTGAGAACTAGAACAGTTGCTGAATGTGTAGCATTCTACTATATGTGGAAGAAGTCTGAGCGTTATGATTACTTTGCTCAACAGACAAAATTTGGAAAGAAACGATATAACCATCACCCTGGAGTTACGTAAGTACCCTGGGCTTGATTtcagggatttttgtttttaactgtgaTAAGCAGTCATAGCATTATTTGGGTGTGTTTTTTAGGGACTATATGGATCGTTTGGTGGATGAAACAGAAGCTCTGGGTGGGACAGTAAATTCTTCAGCCTTAACTTCTAACCGACCTGAGCCTGTACCTGATCAACAGCTAAACATTCTCAACTCTTTCACTGCCAGTGATTTGACAGGTAAGAACATTTTTTAGTGTAATGTGGGACAGAATTATATCCTCTTTGTCACATGATGTAGGACCACTTACTGAaaccatttctcatttctttttagctttgACCAACAGCGTAGCGACCGTCTGCAATCCAACGGATGTGAATTGTTTGGATGATAGCTTTCCTCCACTGGGCAACACGCCCCGTGGACAAGTCAATCATGTGCCTGTTGTAACGGAGGAGTTACTCACCCTGCCCAGCAATGGGGAAAgtgattgttttaatttatttgagaCTGGATTTTATCACTCAGAGCTGAACCCCATGAACATGTGCAGTGAAGAGTCAGAAAGACCAGCAAAGAGATTGAAAATGGGCATTGCTGTTCCTGAATCCTTTATGAATGAGGTTTCTGTAAATAATTTGGGTGTAGACTTTGAAAATCACACACATCATATCACCAGTGCCAAAATGGCCGTGTCTGTGGCTGACTTTGGCAGTCTGTCTGCCAACGAGACCAATGGTTTCATCAGTGCCCACGCTCTGCATCAGCATGCCGCCCTGCATTCTGAATGAAGTGAGTGAAGGGCCCAGAAACAGTGGGTGTGCAGTACCAGTACCAGGAAAGTATCAGGTTTGCTTAGTCTTTCACTGGAAGTTTGAACTTTTTTCACTATGACATCAGTGATGTCAGTATGTATAGAACTATATCTTGATTTATCaagagtattttcattttcaatccaTAAATGTGGAAATGAACTATGATCAGCAGAGTTGGGAACTAAGATTGAACTCTGTGGTGCAGCTTTAAGCTCTGCTTATCTCTTCCTCATCCCCAATACCTCTTCCCCACTcccttctttttctattcttttctgttcCCCACTGCCCTCACTCCCATTTTTAAAACCTGTAGACAGAGGCCACCAGCTCAAAACCAGCACAGATGTTCTGAACTGAATGGAGTGGCTTCTATTCGTGTAAATTCCTTTTGCCGTAATGGATGCAGTGGAATAACAATGTTTACAGGTACCGATCCTGATCCCTGCTCAATGTAgcattttttggttttattttcttaattaaataaaAGCAGGGGTAGGTTTCTTTAAACTGCACAAACAtgcaaggatttttttaaaaatggaaacttcTCTCATGTTATTCAACTAGAGCACTTCAGTTTACAAAACAGCAAGTCCATCTTTATAGAAGCCAGCACGAGGAACTGCGTGCAAATTATGAAGACGCTTGCTTGGATCCTGTTTCAAAATTCTAGACCAGGGCTACCTTACACAGAATTGGTCATTTTACTGCCGGAAGACTTCTGTGTAACTTCATTTATTGGCTAAAAAATTGGCATTTGAAAATACGGAATTTAGATGGGGTTTTGTCCACCATTATCAAGATTGTAATCATAAAAACCATACCGGTCGTTGCTAACTTCGTTTTTCCTGAGGCAGTTGACTTGCAGGGCACAGTCGACAAAGCCAAGGACGTTGCCACTTAGACTGGTTTACATTTGGGACACTTTTTCAGTTGTTGTGTAGTGCTGCAGttcaaatgttaatatttagGTGGGATTTCTAGATCCTACACATAATGCAGTAGAACCTTGAAGTACATTTAAACTTTTCTGTTTAGCTTGGACCAGTTGGCAAGAAAAAATGTGAGTTTCTATCTGAAATACAATGGTACGTTACCACTTTTAAGTTCTAAAAAGTGATTGACGTTCAGATGCGTCTCAaaactcacttttatttttattctaaacatTGTGAATGAGAAACCATTGTCATAAACTCTGGCCATTTTTGCTCTGTAGACATGCATCTTTAAGTTATAAGGTGAATTCATGCAATATGTAATGCAGTGTTAGGATGTGATAAGCTTTGCTTTTATAGTTCAGTTAAAAcacagaattttcctttttttttgcaccgtcttaattaaaattttcaatttctaCTAGTTGTCTTGCTTTGCCAAAACTTAAATATTTGGCTACGTTGCTGATATTTTTAAGTATAAGTCGCTTCAAGGTTGTGCTGATGAATAGATAGAATGTAGTGACCttagtgatggaaagggagggtATTTATTATACAAACTGTGAACTGCAATGACATCCTTTGTTTTGGATGATTtgtattcttgtttttctttgcagCATTTTAATGAAGATTGCTTTGAAGTGTTTACGCATTAGCACATTTACTTAAAAAGTTAGTTTAGCACAGTGGACGAAAGTAGTTAAATTAATAACTTAAAGTCAGTCTCTAATTTATACATCTAAAGTCAGCATTCCTGTATGCACACAGTAAATAATGGGTAGCCTGGGCTTTTTGTtgctttcagatatttttatccAAGTTATCAGCTTCATATTGCTGTGGTGGTGTGCTAAACTTTGAACctaatttcttttgttaaaaatgaatacatCTATAATTTAGTAAGATACTGGCCATAATCTTCCATTgttataactttaatttttactCTGGGTTTACAGTGGCTGGTctgtataaaataatttacaCAAAGATGACTGAATGCTAATACCAGTTGCACTTAATGAACATGCCCATTCTCAGTAGCTGATGCAGTAATATATTCAGTTTATCTATGCATTGCTGGGATCTTGATATAAGATGGAAACAGTGTTTCTTATCTAAAGTTTTGATTATCAGCAAGTTGAATGGACACTTTAgttatttaaataaagatttttgaCCAAAATCCAGAAATgatatgagagaaaaataaattccagctagtttaatagatttttaaacacCAATCTGATTTTAGCCTCTTAGAGAGTGCTAACTAGCTGGTAACGTTTACTTTTAATTCCTTGTTAAAATGAGGCAATAATTTGCaagatttttgtatatatatgtaaattcttCATATCTTTTTAGATCTAATTCAGTATTTTCTGACTGCTTCCTCCATGTATGATACCATTTTTGTGCATGCTTGATGTGACATTCATAAACTGTACCCCTCTGGCTTTATTCATGTAAAATAACTATTTATTGAATTTCCTTTTAAATCTGGGTttactgggttttttttcctctctgtttaagCATCTTAACAGAGAATTTGTTACTGTTTCTTAGAAGAATTGCGTTTGAGAGCGTGAAAATAACTGATTTGCAGTCTTATGGAGAAACAATAATGCCTTTATTATTAAGTGTTAAGCACAATTCT
This region includes:
- the MIER3 gene encoding mesoderm induction early response protein 3, with product MAEASFGSSSPVGSLSSEDHDFDPTAEMLVHDYDDERTLEEEEMMDEGKNFNSEIEDLEKEGNMPLEDLLAFYGYEPTIPAVANSSANSSPSELADELPDMTLDKEEIAKDLLSGDDEETQSSADDLTPSVTSHETSDFFPRPLRSNTTCDGDKDSEVEDVETDSGNSPEDLRKEIMIGLQYQAEIPPYLGEYAGNEKVYENEDQLLWRPGVVLESKVKEYLVETSLRTGNEKIMDRISAGTHTRDNEQALYELLKCNHNIKEAIERYCCNGKASQEGMTAWTEEECRSFEHALMLFGKDFHLIQKNKVRTRTVAECVAFYYMWKKSERYDYFAQQTKFGKKRYNHHPGVTDYMDRLVDETEALGGTVNSSALTSNRPEPVPDQQLNILNSFTASDLTALTNSVATVCNPTDVNCLDDSFPPLGNTPRGQVNHVPVVTEELLTLPSNGESDCFNLFETGFYHSELNPMNMCSEESERPAKRLKMGIAVPESFMNEVSVNNLGVDFENHTHHITSAKMAVSVADFGSLSANETNGFISAHALHQHAALHSE